The Yersinia intermedia genome window below encodes:
- a CDS encoding helix-turn-helix transcriptional regulator: MIVDNDKYQTLGMVTVVKKIFASLGFKKEIKFYRKAFYSADAIFIGVDEFSFFEALKRLDKAPSEADVFLICDARLNSFLQGIPRFSNVTMIFREDSVDTVINKITAVFKRKFRGLKDNLVERKATAVLGVASSERQYLTPNENIVLKLFNEGFSGGDIARILKKSEKTVSGQKRSAMKKLGARTDVELIKMFMFK, from the coding sequence ATGATAGTCGATAACGATAAATATCAAACACTGGGTATGGTAACTGTCGTAAAAAAAATATTTGCATCGTTAGGTTTTAAAAAAGAGATTAAATTCTATCGAAAAGCATTTTATTCAGCAGATGCTATTTTTATTGGTGTTGATGAATTCAGTTTTTTCGAAGCGCTAAAGCGTTTGGATAAGGCCCCTTCTGAAGCAGATGTTTTTTTGATTTGTGATGCCAGACTGAATAGCTTTTTACAAGGTATCCCCAGATTCAGTAATGTAACTATGATTTTCAGAGAGGATTCGGTTGATACAGTGATCAACAAGATTACCGCTGTATTTAAACGAAAATTTCGTGGGCTTAAAGATAATTTAGTTGAACGGAAGGCCACTGCGGTGTTGGGGGTGGCGTCATCCGAGCGGCAGTATTTAACGCCGAATGAAAATATTGTGTTGAAGCTATTTAATGAAGGTTTTTCAGGCGGTGATATTGCCAGAATTTTGAAAAAGAGTGAGAAAACAGTTAGCGGACAAAAACGTTCTGCTATGAAGAAGCTAGGTGCTCGTACTGACGTTGAGTTGATTAAAATGTTTATGTTCAAATAG
- the cspE gene encoding transcription antiterminator/RNA stability regulator CspE — protein MSKIKGSVKWFNESKGFGFITPEDGSKDVFVHFSAIASNGFKTLAEGQRVEFEITNGAKGPSAANVIAI, from the coding sequence ATGTCTAAGATTAAAGGTAGCGTTAAGTGGTTCAATGAGTCCAAAGGTTTCGGCTTCATTACCCCAGAAGATGGCAGCAAGGACGTTTTCGTTCATTTCTCAGCCATCGCTAGCAATGGTTTCAAAACTCTTGCTGAAGGCCAGCGTGTAGAATTTGAAATCACGAACGGTGCCAAAGGCCCATCTGCTGCTAATGTTATCGCTATCTAA
- the mrdA gene encoding peptidoglycan DD-transpeptidase MrdA, translated as MKKEPNPFRDYSAESALFVRRALVAFLGILLLSGILIVNLYNLQIVRFEDYRTRSNENRIKLVPIAPSRGMIFDRNGTPLAMNRTIYQLELMPEKIEDLPTTLNALRPIVDLTDEDIANFEKERKRSRRFTSIAVKTPLTEVQVARFAVNQFRFPGIEVKGYQRRFYPYGSALTHVIGYVSKINDKDVERLDKDGILANYAATHDIGKLGIERYYESVLHGKTGYEEVEVNNRGRVIRQLHEQPPQAGKDIYLTLDLNLQTYIEKLLSGSRAAVVVTDPRTGAILALVSNPSYDPNLFVDGISNKDYQGLLNDPDRPLINRATQGVYPPASTVKPYIAVSALSAGVITKNTSLFDPGWWQLPGSEKRFRDWKKWGHGRLNVTKALEESADTFFYQVSYDMGIDRLSSWMSKFGYGEYTGIDLSEERAGLMPTREWKQKRHKKPWYQGDTIPVGIGQGYWTATPIQMAKALMTLINDGAVKTPHLLQSTRIDGVLVPYQQEDRTQIGDIHSGYWEIAKDGMYGVANRPNGTGRKFFEGTPYKAAAKSGTAQVYSYETYNAHKVAEHLRDHKLMVAFAPYENPTVSVAMILENGGAGPAVGTITRQILDHILLGDNNTELPDAAPLPPGVEAD; from the coding sequence ATGAAAAAAGAACCTAACCCTTTTCGCGACTATTCGGCTGAATCAGCCTTGTTTGTCCGCCGCGCCCTTGTGGCTTTCCTCGGTATCCTGCTGCTAAGCGGAATATTGATCGTAAACTTGTACAATTTGCAGATAGTGCGTTTCGAAGACTATCGCACCCGTTCCAATGAAAACCGTATTAAGCTGGTCCCTATCGCCCCAAGCCGTGGCATGATATTTGATCGCAACGGTACCCCGTTGGCGATGAATCGGACCATTTATCAATTAGAATTAATGCCGGAAAAAATCGAAGACCTCCCCACAACACTCAATGCACTACGCCCGATAGTGGATCTGACGGATGAGGATATCGCTAATTTTGAAAAAGAGCGTAAGCGCTCACGCCGCTTTACCTCCATTGCCGTTAAGACCCCTCTTACTGAGGTGCAGGTTGCCCGTTTCGCCGTTAACCAATTCCGCTTCCCTGGTATCGAAGTCAAAGGCTATCAACGCCGCTTCTATCCCTATGGCTCAGCCCTGACTCACGTTATCGGCTATGTATCGAAAATTAACGATAAAGATGTCGAACGGTTGGATAAAGACGGCATTTTGGCTAATTATGCCGCAACCCACGATATCGGCAAGCTGGGTATTGAGCGCTATTATGAATCCGTATTGCACGGCAAAACCGGTTATGAAGAAGTTGAAGTCAATAACCGTGGCCGGGTGATCCGCCAACTACATGAGCAGCCGCCGCAGGCAGGTAAAGATATTTACCTGACGCTCGATTTAAATCTGCAAACTTATATTGAAAAACTCCTGAGTGGCAGCCGCGCCGCAGTGGTGGTCACCGATCCACGCACAGGTGCAATCTTAGCGTTGGTATCGAACCCAAGTTATGACCCGAACCTATTTGTTGATGGGATCTCCAACAAAGATTATCAGGGGTTACTGAACGATCCTGACCGTCCGCTGATTAACCGTGCCACTCAGGGCGTCTACCCCCCTGCGTCTACAGTAAAACCCTATATTGCCGTTTCCGCCCTGAGTGCTGGGGTTATCACCAAGAACACCAGCTTGTTTGACCCTGGTTGGTGGCAACTGCCTGGCTCAGAAAAACGCTTTCGCGACTGGAAAAAATGGGGCCATGGTCGGCTGAATGTCACCAAGGCGCTGGAGGAGTCGGCGGATACCTTCTTCTATCAGGTTTCCTATGACATGGGGATTGATCGCTTGTCCTCATGGATGAGTAAATTCGGCTACGGTGAATATACCGGTATCGATCTATCCGAAGAGCGCGCGGGCCTAATGCCAACTCGTGAGTGGAAACAAAAACGCCACAAAAAACCGTGGTACCAAGGGGATACCATTCCAGTAGGTATCGGCCAAGGGTATTGGACCGCCACCCCGATCCAAATGGCAAAAGCGTTAATGACGCTGATTAATGATGGGGCGGTTAAAACGCCACATCTGCTACAAAGTACCCGGATTGATGGCGTGTTAGTGCCTTATCAACAAGAAGATCGCACGCAAATTGGTGATATTCACTCCGGTTATTGGGAAATAGCTAAAGATGGCATGTATGGTGTAGCCAACCGCCCGAACGGTACGGGGCGTAAGTTTTTTGAAGGTACACCTTATAAAGCAGCGGCAAAATCCGGTACCGCGCAGGTTTATAGCTATGAAACCTATAATGCCCATAAAGTGGCGGAACACTTACGTGACCATAAATTGATGGTTGCGTTTGCGCCTTACGAAAATCCAACGGTATCTGTCGCCATGATTTTAGAAAATGGAGGTGCCGGGCCTGCGGTGGGGACTATTACCCGCCAAATACTCGACCACATTTTGTTGGGTGATAATAATACTGAATTACCGGATGCGGCCCCTCTGCCTCCAGGTGTTGAAGCAGATTAA
- the mrdB gene encoding peptidoglycan glycosyltransferase MrdB (rod shape-determining protein RodA) yields the protein MTDNQQKGSLWYKMHIDLPFLICILALLAYSAFVMWSASGQDIGMMERKVGQIAMGLIVMLVMAQIPPRVYENWAPYLYFVCVILLVLVDAFGQISKGAQRWLDLGFIRFQPSEIAKIAVPLMVARFMNRDVCPPSLKNTGIALILIFMPTLLVAAQPDLGTSILIAASGLFVLFLSGMSWRLIAIAAVLVAAFIPILWFFLMHGYQRDRVMMLLDPESDPLGAGYHIIQSKIAIGSGGLSGKGWLHGTQSQLEFLPERHTDFIFAVLAEELGLIGVLVLLALYLCLIMRGLVIAAHAQTTFGRVMVGGLMLILFVYVFVNIGMVSGILPVVGVPLPLVSYGGSALIVLMAGFGIVMSIHTHRKMLSKNL from the coding sequence ATGACTGATAATCAACAAAAAGGCTCTTTGTGGTACAAAATGCACATCGATCTGCCGTTTTTGATTTGCATCCTGGCGCTGTTGGCTTATAGCGCCTTTGTGATGTGGAGCGCCAGCGGGCAAGATATCGGCATGATGGAACGCAAAGTTGGTCAAATCGCTATGGGCCTGATTGTCATGCTGGTTATGGCGCAAATACCGCCGCGCGTCTATGAAAACTGGGCACCCTACCTCTATTTCGTTTGCGTAATTTTGTTGGTATTGGTTGATGCCTTTGGTCAAATCAGTAAAGGTGCACAGCGCTGGCTGGACTTGGGTTTTATCCGCTTCCAACCCTCTGAAATTGCTAAAATTGCGGTTCCGCTGATGGTAGCACGCTTTATGAACCGTGACGTCTGTCCACCCTCATTAAAAAATACCGGTATTGCGCTGATTTTAATCTTTATGCCGACCTTATTGGTGGCCGCTCAACCCGATCTGGGTACCTCGATCCTAATTGCGGCCTCTGGCCTGTTCGTCTTGTTTCTCTCCGGTATGAGTTGGCGTTTAATCGCTATTGCCGCCGTATTGGTCGCTGCGTTTATCCCTATATTGTGGTTCTTCCTGATGCACGGTTATCAGCGGGACCGCGTGATGATGCTGCTGGACCCGGAAAGTGATCCACTCGGCGCGGGTTATCATATTATCCAATCAAAAATCGCCATCGGTTCAGGGGGCTTATCAGGTAAAGGCTGGCTACACGGGACCCAGTCACAACTGGAGTTTTTACCGGAGCGCCATACTGATTTTATCTTTGCCGTACTGGCGGAGGAGCTAGGTTTAATTGGCGTGCTGGTATTATTAGCCCTTTATCTCTGTCTCATTATGCGTGGTTTGGTGATTGCCGCCCACGCACAAACCACCTTCGGCCGAGTGATGGTCGGAGGATTAATGCTGATACTGTTTGTATATGTATTTGTTAACATAGGTATGGTCAGTGGAATTTTACCTGTGGTTGGCGTACCTTTGCCTTTGGTCAGCTATGGAGGCTCGGCGCTGATAGTTCTGATGGCCGGGTTTGGTATCGTGATGTCGATACATACTCATCGCAAAATGTTATCGAAGAATTTATAG
- the lipB gene encoding lipoyl(octanoyl) transferase LipB, with amino-acid sequence MMPRLQQHKIILRQLGLQPYGPVSQAMHNFTEFRTDATPDEIWLVEHQHVFTQGQAGKAEHVLMPGDIPVIQSDRGGQVTYHGPGQQVMYVMIDLKRAKVGVRQLVTAIENTVIHTLAHFAIDSQARPDAPGVYVGQQKICSLGLRIRRGCSFHGLALNIDMDLEPFQRINPCGYAGMQMTQVSALKAGTTVADIQPILVREFTRQLGYPQAEQQPWSQADYLSSDKP; translated from the coding sequence ATGATGCCTCGCTTGCAACAACATAAGATCATTTTACGTCAGCTAGGGCTACAACCCTATGGCCCCGTATCTCAAGCTATGCATAATTTCACTGAGTTCCGTACTGACGCCACTCCTGATGAAATCTGGCTGGTTGAGCATCAGCATGTCTTCACTCAGGGCCAGGCAGGGAAAGCCGAACATGTGCTGATGCCCGGTGACATTCCAGTTATCCAGAGCGATCGAGGCGGGCAGGTCACTTATCATGGACCCGGTCAGCAAGTTATGTATGTCATGATTGACCTCAAGCGTGCCAAAGTTGGCGTGCGGCAATTGGTTACCGCGATAGAGAATACTGTGATTCACACCTTGGCTCATTTTGCTATTGATTCACAAGCCCGCCCAGATGCACCCGGTGTCTATGTCGGTCAGCAAAAAATATGCTCGTTGGGATTGCGTATCCGTAGAGGTTGCTCGTTTCACGGGCTGGCTTTGAATATCGATATGGACCTGGAGCCGTTCCAACGCATAAACCCATGCGGTTATGCCGGTATGCAAATGACCCAGGTCAGTGCATTAAAAGCAGGTACAACTGTTGCTGATATCCAGCCAATTTTGGTGCGCGAATTTACCCGCCAATTAGGCTATCCGCAAGCAGAGCAGCAGCCATGGTCGCAGGCAGACTATTTATCATCAGACAAACCCTAA
- the crcB gene encoding fluoride efflux transporter CrcB, with protein sequence MFNTLLAVFIGGGVGSVTRWLISLKLNSLSSHVPVGTLLVNLIGAFIIGLALSLFTRVTHIDPVWKLLVTTGFCGGLTTFSTFSVEVVYLIQDGKLAWAAGTVLLNLAGSLAMTMLAFILVNHFAGQ encoded by the coding sequence ATGTTTAATACATTACTCGCAGTATTTATTGGTGGCGGTGTGGGCAGCGTCACCCGCTGGCTGATCAGCCTGAAGCTAAACAGCCTATCCAGCCATGTCCCCGTAGGAACACTGTTGGTAAACCTGATTGGTGCCTTTATCATCGGGCTGGCATTATCCCTGTTTACCCGCGTTACACATATTGACCCGGTATGGAAGCTACTGGTCACGACAGGTTTTTGTGGTGGCCTGACAACGTTTTCCACCTTCTCGGTGGAAGTGGTTTACCTAATCCAAGATGGCAAGCTGGCATGGGCGGCAGGAACTGTTTTGCTTAACCTGGCGGGTTCACTTGCGATGACGATGCTGGCCTTTATATTGGTCAATCACTTTGCGGGGCAATAA
- the rlpA gene encoding endolytic peptidoglycan transglycosylase RlpA: MRKEWLWIGIAGVLLSACTSQPPAPQQQVQQTYNGPVEEIGGAEPRYEPFNPNFNQDYKANGQSYSIIKDPQNFTQVGLAAWYGEEANGNTTSTGETFDPNALTAAHPTLPIPSYVRVTNVSNGRQIVVRVNDRGPYTPGRVIDLSKAAADRLNISNNTKVKIDFINVAPDGSLSGPGMVGTTIAKQSYALPNRPDLTSSGMGTPMQQDAPAVSAPVRPIANSNLSGADASQPVAPQSSGFLRASTPVPAGVLESSEPAVNSASTLGAGPVTPPVVANPGPVTSVATTGAASSGGYVVQVGALSDAQRAQTWQQSLSQRFGVPGKVDTNGSVHRVQLGPFSSRQQAVELQQRLSSEAQQQSFVVAAP; this comes from the coding sequence ATGCGTAAGGAATGGCTTTGGATAGGCATCGCAGGCGTGCTGTTATCAGCATGTACCAGTCAGCCCCCGGCACCCCAGCAACAGGTGCAACAGACGTACAACGGCCCGGTTGAAGAGATTGGTGGGGCAGAGCCGCGCTATGAACCCTTTAATCCTAATTTTAATCAGGATTATAAAGCCAATGGCCAGTCGTACAGCATTATCAAGGATCCACAAAACTTTACTCAGGTGGGCCTTGCCGCTTGGTATGGCGAAGAAGCTAACGGCAACACAACCTCAACTGGCGAAACGTTCGACCCTAATGCGTTGACCGCCGCCCACCCTACGCTGCCAATTCCAAGTTATGTGCGCGTTACCAATGTCAGTAATGGCCGCCAGATTGTGGTGCGCGTGAATGACCGTGGCCCGTATACCCCAGGGCGAGTGATTGATTTATCTAAAGCGGCCGCTGATCGCCTGAATATTTCGAATAACACCAAGGTGAAGATTGATTTTATCAATGTCGCACCTGATGGTTCGCTGTCTGGCCCAGGCATGGTAGGTACCACCATTGCCAAACAAAGTTATGCATTACCAAACCGCCCAGATTTGACCTCCAGCGGGATGGGGACGCCAATGCAACAGGATGCGCCCGCAGTAAGTGCCCCCGTGCGCCCTATCGCTAACAGTAATTTGTCTGGTGCAGATGCCTCTCAACCGGTTGCACCACAAAGTAGCGGTTTCCTGCGGGCATCGACCCCGGTGCCGGCTGGCGTATTGGAAAGCTCAGAACCCGCAGTTAATTCTGCATCCACCCTGGGTGCTGGGCCGGTGACACCACCAGTTGTTGCCAACCCTGGTCCAGTAACATCAGTAGCAACAACAGGTGCTGCCAGCTCTGGTGGTTATGTGGTTCAGGTCGGTGCGTTGAGCGATGCTCAGCGGGCGCAAACCTGGCAGCAAAGTCTGAGCCAACGTTTTGGGGTACCGGGCAAAGTAGATACCAATGGCAGTGTGCATCGTGTCCAACTTGGGCCGTTCAGTAGCCGCCAACAGGCCGTAGAACTGCAACAACGCCTGTCGAGCGAAGCTCAGCAGCAGTCATTTGTGGTCGCGGCACCTTAA
- a CDS encoding diguanylate cyclase: MPYSSRINTRRSGLSFAKRTYLPRVFGLGVGMFCVSSVLYTQNSPLWLWLMLAINGLVWPHIAFLLALRSEQPFDREIINMKIDSALGGVWVAIMSFNALPSVVILSMMSMNNIASGGKNIFCKGLALQISCSLLTAWIFNLPFKPETSPLQVYACLPMIIIYPSLLGLVTYRTAKRLAESKEELLRISVRDGLTGLYNRRHWEHQLHNQFDSCRRYQHGATLILLDIDNFKAINDTFGHAVGDEAITILAEELLLGLRAIDIVGRYGGDEFGAILPNTTAEQTREVLTRIQEKLAALVFTQAPTLQLRVSAGIADYRHDMINYQQWLKAADSALYLAKDNGRNRIELAS, translated from the coding sequence TTGCCTTATTCAAGTAGAATAAATACCCGTCGATCAGGGTTAAGCTTTGCTAAAAGGACTTATTTACCTCGAGTATTTGGCTTGGGTGTTGGTATGTTTTGTGTAAGTTCAGTGCTCTACACACAGAACTCACCGCTATGGCTATGGCTGATGTTAGCTATTAATGGCTTGGTATGGCCACATATTGCATTCTTGCTGGCATTGCGCTCTGAACAACCGTTTGATCGAGAAATAATCAACATGAAAATAGACTCAGCACTGGGTGGTGTCTGGGTAGCAATCATGTCATTCAATGCGTTACCCTCTGTTGTTATTCTATCCATGATGAGTATGAATAATATTGCTTCGGGGGGTAAGAACATTTTTTGCAAAGGATTGGCCTTGCAAATCTCCTGTAGTTTATTGACCGCATGGATATTTAATTTGCCCTTTAAACCTGAAACGTCTCCACTTCAGGTTTATGCCTGTTTGCCGATGATAATTATCTACCCTTCCCTGCTCGGATTAGTAACCTATCGCACCGCCAAGCGTCTGGCCGAAAGCAAAGAAGAGTTATTACGTATTAGTGTAAGAGATGGGTTAACTGGTTTGTACAACCGCAGGCATTGGGAACACCAGTTGCATAATCAGTTTGACAGTTGCCGGCGCTATCAGCACGGCGCAACACTCATTTTACTTGATATTGATAATTTCAAAGCCATAAATGACACCTTTGGTCATGCGGTTGGTGATGAAGCTATTACGATTCTTGCCGAAGAGTTATTGCTGGGGCTGCGAGCCATTGATATTGTCGGCCGCTATGGTGGAGATGAATTTGGCGCTATTTTACCCAATACCACTGCCGAACAAACCCGCGAAGTATTAACGCGAATTCAAGAAAAACTGGCCGCGTTAGTCTTTACTCAAGCCCCTACCCTACAACTTAGAGTGAGTGCTGGCATTGCTGATTACAGGCACGATATGATTAATTATCAGCAATGGTTGAAAGCTGCTGACTCCGCACTGTACCTAGCTAAAGATAATGGGCGTAATCGTATTGAGCTAGCCAGTTAA
- the dacA gene encoding D-alanyl-D-alanine carboxypeptidase DacA, producing MKYVTTSRIIKSLALGTVIVMSAASAANADDVNLKTMIPGVPQIDSEAYVLIDYNSGKVLAEMNADARRNPASLTKMMTSYVIGQAIKAGKIGPEDMVTVGKDAWATGNPEFKGSSLMFLKPGDRVPVSKLTRGINLQSGNDACVAMADYVAGSQDSFVNLMNNYVKALGLQNTQFKTVHGLDAEGQYSSARDMALIGQALIRDVPDEYAIYKEKEFTFNNIRQMNRNGLLWDTSLNVDGIKTGHTEAAGYNLVASATDGQMRLISAVLGGHTYKGRETESKKLLTWGFRFFETVAPLKVGKEFASEPVWFGDSDRVQLGVDKDAYLTIPRGRMKDLKASYVLNTPEIHAPLAKNQVVGMINFQLDGKTIDQRPLVVMNEVKEGGFFSRMVDYIKLMFHRWFG from the coding sequence ATGAAATATGTAACTACTTCTCGCATTATCAAGAGCCTGGCGCTCGGCACTGTTATTGTTATGAGCGCAGCTTCTGCTGCAAACGCTGATGACGTAAATCTAAAAACCATGATCCCCGGCGTGCCACAGATCGACTCAGAAGCGTATGTGCTGATTGATTACAACTCCGGCAAAGTATTGGCAGAAATGAATGCTGATGCGCGTCGTAATCCGGCCAGCTTGACCAAAATGATGACCAGTTATGTTATCGGTCAGGCAATCAAAGCAGGCAAAATCGGGCCAGAAGATATGGTTACCGTGGGGAAAGATGCCTGGGCAACTGGCAATCCAGAATTCAAAGGCTCTTCGTTGATGTTTTTGAAACCCGGCGACCGTGTACCGGTTTCTAAACTGACTCGGGGTATCAACCTGCAATCCGGTAATGACGCCTGTGTCGCGATGGCTGATTATGTTGCTGGCAGCCAAGACTCATTCGTCAACCTGATGAACAACTACGTTAAAGCTCTGGGCCTGCAAAACACCCAGTTCAAAACAGTTCACGGTTTAGATGCTGAAGGCCAGTACAGCTCTGCGCGCGATATGGCGCTGATTGGTCAAGCACTGATTCGCGATGTGCCGGATGAGTATGCCATTTACAAAGAGAAAGAGTTTACCTTCAACAATATCCGTCAGATGAACCGTAACGGTTTACTGTGGGATACCAGTCTGAATGTTGATGGTATTAAAACCGGCCATACCGAAGCTGCTGGCTATAACTTGGTTGCCTCTGCGACCGATGGTCAAATGCGATTGATCTCAGCCGTACTGGGTGGTCACACCTACAAAGGCCGTGAAACTGAAAGTAAAAAATTACTGACTTGGGGCTTCCGTTTCTTTGAAACCGTCGCACCGCTAAAAGTAGGTAAAGAGTTCGCTTCAGAGCCAGTCTGGTTCGGCGACAGTGATCGTGTGCAGTTGGGTGTTGATAAAGACGCATACCTGACTATTCCACGCGGCCGCATGAAAGATTTGAAAGCCAGCTACGTGCTGAATACACCTGAGATTCATGCGCCACTGGCGAAGAATCAGGTTGTTGGCATGATTAACTTCCAGTTAGATGGCAAAACCATCGACCAGCGCCCATTAGTGGTGATGAACGAAGTTAAAGAAGGTGGGTTCTTTAGCCGCATGGTGGACTACATCAAACTGATGTTTCACCGCTGGTTCGGTTAG
- the ybeD gene encoding DUF493 family protein YbeD yields the protein MKTKLNELLEFPCSFTYKVMGIAEPQLVNQVVEVVQRHAPGDYTPQVKPSSKGNFHSVSITITATHIDQVEILYKELADLELVRMVL from the coding sequence ATGAAAACTAAACTGAACGAACTGCTTGAGTTCCCTTGTTCTTTTACCTACAAGGTAATGGGCATTGCTGAACCACAGTTGGTAAACCAGGTGGTGGAAGTGGTACAGCGCCATGCTCCGGGTGATTATACCCCGCAGGTAAAACCGAGCAGCAAAGGCAACTTTCACTCCGTCTCCATCACCATTACAGCCACCCATATTGATCAAGTGGAAATCCTGTATAAAGAACTGGCAGACCTTGAACTGGTGCGGATGGTGCTGTAA
- the lipA gene encoding lipoyl synthase: protein MSKPIQMERGVKYRDADKMALIPIKTVVTERQELLRKPEWMKIKLPADSSRIQGIKAAMRKNGLHSVCEEASCPNLSECFNHGTATFMILGAICTRRCPFCDVAHGRPVTPDANEPEKLAQTIKDMGLRYVVITSVDRDDLRDGGAQHFADCISAIRAKNPTIKIETLVPDFRGRMDRALDILTVTPPDVFNHNLENVPRVYRQVRPGANYEWSLKLLERFKEAHPDIPTKSGLMVGLGETNAEIVEVMHDLRRHGVTMLTLGQYLQPSRHHLPVQRYVSPAEFDEMKAEAMAMGFTHAACGPFVRSSYHADLQAKGLEVK, encoded by the coding sequence ATGAGTAAACCGATTCAGATGGAACGCGGCGTAAAATATCGCGACGCAGATAAAATGGCGTTAATCCCGATTAAAACCGTGGTTACCGAACGTCAGGAACTGCTACGTAAACCCGAATGGATGAAAATCAAGCTACCTGCTGACTCCAGCCGCATTCAGGGTATCAAGGCAGCAATGCGTAAAAACGGTCTGCACTCGGTTTGCGAAGAGGCATCCTGCCCTAACTTGTCAGAGTGCTTCAACCACGGAACGGCGACCTTTATGATCCTCGGCGCAATTTGTACCCGCCGTTGCCCATTCTGTGACGTTGCCCATGGTCGTCCGGTTACACCTGATGCCAATGAACCAGAAAAGCTGGCGCAAACTATTAAAGATATGGGGTTGCGCTATGTGGTTATCACCTCAGTTGACCGTGATGACTTACGCGATGGTGGTGCTCAGCACTTTGCCGATTGTATCTCAGCCATTCGTGCCAAAAATCCGACCATAAAAATTGAGACACTGGTACCTGACTTCCGTGGTCGCATGGATCGTGCGTTAGATATTTTGACTGTCACACCACCGGATGTGTTCAACCATAATCTGGAAAACGTACCACGTGTGTATCGTCAAGTGCGACCAGGGGCTAACTATGAGTGGTCGCTTAAATTACTTGAGCGCTTTAAAGAAGCCCATCCTGATATTCCGACTAAATCAGGGTTGATGGTTGGTTTGGGTGAAACCAATGCTGAAATCGTTGAGGTTATGCATGATTTGCGCCGCCATGGGGTCACCATGCTGACATTGGGGCAGTATTTGCAACCAAGCCGCCACCATTTACCCGTACAGCGCTACGTCAGCCCGGCTGAGTTTGATGAAATGAAAGCAGAAGCCATGGCAATGGGCTTTACTCATGCGGCTTGTGGCCCGTTTGTTCGCTCTTCTTATCATGCCGATCTGCAAGCAAAAGGGTTAGAAGTAAAATAA
- the tatA gene encoding Sec-independent protein translocase subunit TatA produces the protein MEGISITKLLVVGILIVLLFGTSKLRTLGADLGAALKGFKKAMGNDDASTATPVTAAKTADEAKTIPPIEHKD, from the coding sequence ATGGAAGGTATCAGCATTACCAAACTGTTGGTAGTCGGCATATTGATTGTATTGTTATTCGGAACCAGCAAATTGCGCACGTTGGGCGCGGATTTGGGGGCTGCCCTGAAAGGTTTTAAAAAGGCCATGGGTAATGATGATGCATCTACGGCGACGCCTGTAACTGCAGCTAAAACGGCAGATGAAGCCAAAACAATACCTCCAATCGAGCATAAGGACTGA
- a CDS encoding cold-shock protein — translation MNGRITTFFEDKGFGFITDENGDNRYFHVIKVANPEMIKKGAEVTFEPTTNTKGLSAFAVKVAIESKYIFIANERIKLTSIKSFNTFTKEVPAQAEVDKANTILSVNLLMNKIRPQEEDISEKTVPLQMLSIITFQNVTYTFSEHEVDIESTVAKLKSI, via the coding sequence ATGAACGGTAGAATAACAACTTTTTTTGAAGATAAAGGCTTTGGTTTTATCACCGATGAGAACGGAGATAACCGTTATTTTCACGTTATTAAAGTTGCTAATCCCGAGATGATCAAAAAAGGGGCTGAAGTTACCTTTGAGCCAACAACCAATACCAAAGGGTTGTCAGCATTTGCTGTAAAAGTAGCAATTGAGAGTAAATACATATTCATTGCTAACGAGAGAATCAAACTCACCAGCATCAAGTCATTCAATACTTTTACTAAAGAAGTCCCGGCACAGGCCGAGGTAGATAAAGCCAATACCATACTTTCAGTAAATTTACTGATGAACAAAATCCGGCCGCAGGAAGAAGATATTTCAGAGAAAACCGTGCCATTGCAAATGTTATCAATAATAACATTCCAAAATGTCACTTATACATTTTCTGAGCATGAAGTTGATATCGAGAGTACGGTTGCTAAGTTGAAGAGTATTTAA